The following coding sequences lie in one Apium graveolens cultivar Ventura chromosome 3, ASM990537v1, whole genome shotgun sequence genomic window:
- the LOC141713254 gene encoding uncharacterized protein LOC141713254: MRTYLSENCSRVGPKHPLDRGSCDGLGIPFDSKRLKVDHAHQYDNPQLKKLKLGSERQAISPLKLPGQLAPLNTKCRSTERLVFHGKEAVNQTEKIPRRKIEMRPPKPIRDAVFIRPDGSPRERQFNCQNKRVETCKDSLPSQIQGEILFFKQTPGRLYPFSSSQCDVLSSGKYEADRRPLVEMRSIDNEGIKMGFKVEKAALKGSESDLRSIVGPGIAESRNLKVSRFDKITSVTPGSGKRMEGREKTGIVSISQSSMEQPKLSCQFSGGSSHGAKGHVRRTSYNSEGRKNEISNAGKLDCLGIHNSSYSFRDENRTSNIPCSTEENRCNSKVLNLNSAPDNDRHLSLYRDEVRKVLDLYKGTLERLQQEEKVKLKGKGKKGMQICVDAAMQLKEQHKWLNMQKCVGSVPGVEVGDQFHRRAELVIIGLHSKFVAGIDFTKIDGSLYATSIVASGRYGDKNDSSNVLIYVGEGGSTNSSSEKLEDQKLVRGNLALKNSINKVPIRVIRSIQNVTEPKSMHSNPMDKSKYFYDGLYFVRECWPERERSGNLVFMFRLERIQGQKHLTRWNTQNTSWKTNKASHGPFVVHDISKGKENIPIRAVNAIDCEKPPPFEYTPKMMYPPQQCVIAKSSVCDCLTGCAEDIACSCIIKNNYEVSVKNSVSIVYECGPSCKCPTDCKNRMTQHGLKLQLEVFKAIPKEWGVRSRNFYLRREVHL, translated from the coding sequence ATGAGGACATATTTGTCTGAAAATTGCTCAAGAGTGGGCCCAAAACACCCACTTGACCGTGGCAGTTGTGATGGCTTGGGTATTCCGTTCGATTCCAAGCGCCTAAAAGTTGATCATGCTCACCAATATGACAATCCACagttaaaaaaattgaaactCGGAAGTGAGAGACAGGCCATTTCACCATTAAAGTTGCCTGGTCAATTAGCACCACTGAATACAAAATGCAGGTCGACAGAGCGATTGGTTTTTCATGGTAAAGAGGCTGTTAACCAGACAGAGAAGATACCTAGAAGAAAAATCGAAATGCGGCCACCAAAACCTATTAGAGATGCTGTATTCATAAGACCAGATGGTTCTCCTCGGGAAAGGCAGTTTAATTGTCAGAATAAGCGGGTTGAAACTTGTAAAGATTCTCTTCCTTCACAGATTCAAGGAGAGATTCTATTTTTCAAGCAGACTCCTGGAAGACTATATCCTTTTTCTTCTTCTCAATGTGACGTTTTGAGCAGTGGAAAGTATGAGGCAGATCGCAGACCCTTGGTGGAGATGAGATCTATCGATAATGAAGGTATTAAAATGGGCTTTAAGGTTGAAAAAGCTGCACTAAAAGGATCAGAGAGTGATTTAAGAAGTATAGTAGGTCCAGGTATTGCTGAAAGTAGAAACTTAAAAGTTAGCCGATTTGACAAGATCACGTCAGTTACACCTGGGAGTGGGAAAAGAATGGAAGGTCGAGAGAAGACTGGCATCGTTTCTATATCACAAAGCAGTATGGAGCAACCAAAACTCAGTTGCCAATTTTCTGGTGGTAGTAGTCATGGAGCCAAGGGTCATGTTAGAAGAACTAGTTATAATTCAGAAGGTCGGAAAAATGAAATCAGCAATGCTGGCAAATTAGACTGTCTCGGAATACATAATTCATCTTATTCATTCAGAGATGAAAATCGTACAAGCAATATACCATGCAGCACCGAGGAAAATCGTTGCAACAGTAAGGTTTTGAATTTAAACAGTGCACCAGACAACGACCGACATTTAAGTCTATATCGTGATGAGGTGAGGAAAGTTCTGGACCTGTATAAAGGTACACTAGAAAGGCTTCAACAAGAAGAAAAAGTAAAGCTAAAGGGAAAAGGAAAGAAAGGTATGCAGATTTGTGTGGATGCAGCAATGCAACTGAAAGAGCAGCATAAATGGCTTAATATGCAAAAATGTGTTGGATCTGTCCCTGGTGTTGAAGTTGGTGACCAATTCCATCGAAGAGCTGAACTTGTGATTATTGGACTACATAGCAAGTTTGTGGCTGGTATTGATTTTACGAAGATAGATGGTTCACTTTATGCCACCAGTATTGTTGCTTCTGGTCGTTATGGTGATAAAAATGATTCCTCAAATGTCTTGATTTATGTTGGTGAAGGTGGTAGTACAAATAGTAGCTCCGAGAAACTTGAAGACCAAAAATTAGTACGAGGCAACCTTGCGCTAAAGAATAGCATAAATAAAGTTCCCATAAGAGTTATTCGAAGCATTCAGAATGTGACAGAACCTAAATCAATGCATTCAAATCCCATGGacaaatcaaaatatttttatgatGGGCTGTACTTTGTCAGAGAGTGTTGGCCAGAACGGGAGCGTAGTGGGAATTTAGTGTTCATGTTTCGGTTGGAAAGAATTCAGGGACAGAAGCACCTTACCAGGTGGAACACCCAGAATACATCATGGAAAACTAACAAAGCATCACATGGTCCTTTTGTTGTTCATGATATTTCCAAAGGAAAAGAAAACATCCCAATTCGTGCAGTAAATGCAATTGATTGTGAAAAGCCCCCACCTTTTGAGTACACTCCTAAGATGATGTACCCTCCTCAACAGTGTGTTATCGCAAAGTCTAGTGTTTGTGATTGCCTCACTGGGTGCGCAGAAGATATCGCATGTTCTTGCATCATAAAAAATAACTATGAGGTTTCTGTAAAAAATAGTGTTTCTATTGTTTACGAGTGTGGTCCCAGTTGCAAATGCCCCACTGATTGCAAGAACCGAATGACACAACATGGTTTGAAACTCCAGTTAGAGGTCTTCAAGGCTATACCAAAGGAATGGGGGGTGAGATCAAGAAATTTTTATCTCAGAAGGGAGGTTCATCTGTGA